In Nocardioides dokdonensis FR1436, the following are encoded in one genomic region:
- a CDS encoding isocitrate lyase/PEP mutase family protein, translated as MSALQDKATHLLGQHRDPTLLTVVNVWDVISAQVVADGIGTTALATASHSIAASYGYPDGEHIPVDLMIEVCGRIAAATDLPVSADLEAGYGHPVETVRKAIGVGIVGANLEDQMRPLAEAAAMMEDVMAAADDEGIDFVLNARTDAFVKAGDRDRGAVLADAIERGKAFLQVGAPAVFVPGKLTEEEVVALVDAFGPQRLTMIGVPGTPSLDRLEELGVARVSYGPMPQRVALTALQELVEEVHRGGGVPASMRPLN; from the coding sequence ATGAGCGCCCTCCAGGACAAGGCCACGCACCTCTTGGGTCAGCACCGTGACCCCACCCTGCTCACCGTCGTGAACGTCTGGGACGTCATCAGCGCCCAGGTGGTGGCCGACGGCATCGGCACCACCGCGCTGGCGACCGCCAGCCACTCGATCGCGGCGTCCTACGGCTACCCGGACGGGGAGCACATCCCCGTCGACCTGATGATCGAGGTCTGCGGACGGATCGCGGCAGCCACCGACCTCCCGGTCAGCGCCGACCTCGAGGCCGGCTACGGCCACCCCGTCGAGACGGTCCGCAAGGCGATCGGGGTCGGCATCGTCGGCGCCAACCTCGAGGACCAGATGCGTCCCCTGGCCGAGGCCGCGGCGATGATGGAGGACGTGATGGCGGCCGCCGACGACGAGGGCATCGACTTCGTGCTCAACGCCCGCACCGACGCGTTCGTCAAGGCGGGCGACCGCGACCGGGGCGCGGTCCTGGCCGACGCCATCGAGCGCGGCAAGGCCTTCCTGCAGGTTGGAGCCCCCGCGGTGTTCGTGCCCGGCAAGCTCACCGAGGAGGAGGTCGTCGCCCTGGTCGACGCCTTCGGCCCGCAGCGCCTCACCATGATCGGCGTCCCCGGCACCCCGTCGCTGGACCGCCTCGAGGAGCTGGGCGTCGCCCGCGTCTCCTACGGCCCGATGCCGCAGCGCGTCGCACTGACCGCGCTGCAGGAGCTGGTCGAGGAGGTGCACCGCGGTGGCGGTGTACCGGCCTCGATGCGTCCCCTGAACTGA
- a CDS encoding signal peptidase I, translating into MSSPAVPLVVGRHRATAAAPRVFVPAPAPVTAPAPAPEGRRPRRRVLRVLRGLVRVVTSLLVIAALAFFLFFAVGPHVLGYRTATMLTGSMEPGIMVGDVVVTAPRPAEDVVVGDVITYHIPIEDQRVETHRVVEVERGKDGSIAVRTKGDNNDGVDPWTATLDGDTVWEVQAVIPKVGTAIRALRTPVVNDLVLYGALGTVLLLGLSRIWARDEDDAETDEA; encoded by the coding sequence ATGAGCAGCCCCGCCGTTCCCCTGGTCGTCGGTCGCCACCGCGCCACCGCTGCTGCTCCGCGGGTCTTCGTGCCCGCTCCTGCTCCCGTGACCGCCCCGGCCCCGGCACCCGAAGGTCGGCGTCCGCGCCGCCGGGTGCTGCGGGTGCTGCGTGGCCTGGTCCGGGTCGTCACCTCGCTGCTGGTCATCGCGGCGCTGGCGTTCTTCTTGTTCTTCGCGGTCGGCCCGCACGTGCTGGGCTACCGCACCGCGACCATGCTGACCGGCTCGATGGAGCCCGGGATCATGGTCGGCGACGTCGTGGTGACAGCCCCGCGCCCCGCCGAGGACGTGGTCGTCGGTGACGTGATCACCTACCACATCCCGATCGAGGACCAGCGCGTCGAGACCCACCGCGTGGTCGAGGTCGAGCGTGGCAAGGACGGCTCCATCGCGGTGCGCACCAAGGGCGACAACAACGACGGTGTCGACCCCTGGACCGCGACCCTGGACGGCGACACCGTGTGGGAGGTCCAGGCCGTGATCCCCAAGGTCGGCACCGCCATCCGCGCCCTGCGCACCCCGGTCGTCAACGACCTCGTCCTGTACGGCGCCCTGGGCACCGTCCTCCTCCTCGGCCTGTCCCGCATCTGGGCCCGCGACGAGGACGACGCGGAGACCGACGAGGCCTGA
- a CDS encoding HNH endonuclease signature motif containing protein: MATTALHPIGDAVARVHAALDEVAETPAWSMGQADAAEVLVQIARAEARLVELRSRALVQAEAVAVQERNASPSLAVWHAYATRSTKRESFREVRLATGLIRYGVVREALGRGDLVAEQASVIVNALDALPDDLEPGVLEQAAKALVAYAEVHDAKALRILGRRILEVVASEVAEAWEAEQLARQDREAERAVAFRIREDDQGRCKGSFTVPALVGQMLERALLAFAAPKHQIANRTGQDGQDETAMPVRRPTAQRLGAAFVELIERLDPTTLPRAGGVNATVVVTMTAASLAGGLAAATLDTGARVSAATARRLACEAGILPVVLGGTSRPLDVGRARRLFTTAQRIALAVRDRGCTAQGCDAPPARCHAHHDDPWSRGGRTDLARGRLLCPFHHRRIHDPEYEADIGADNQVRFHRRT; encoded by the coding sequence ATGGCCACGACGGCACTGCACCCCATCGGCGACGCTGTCGCGCGGGTGCACGCCGCGCTCGACGAGGTGGCGGAGACCCCGGCCTGGTCGATGGGCCAGGCCGACGCCGCTGAGGTGCTGGTGCAGATCGCGCGGGCCGAGGCGAGGTTGGTCGAGCTCCGCTCGCGGGCGCTGGTCCAGGCGGAGGCCGTGGCGGTCCAGGAGCGCAACGCCTCGCCGTCGTTGGCGGTGTGGCACGCGTACGCGACCCGGTCGACGAAGCGGGAGTCGTTCCGCGAGGTCCGCCTGGCCACCGGTCTGATCCGGTACGGCGTGGTGCGGGAGGCGCTGGGTCGTGGCGACCTGGTCGCGGAGCAGGCGTCGGTGATCGTCAACGCGCTGGATGCGTTGCCCGACGACCTCGAGCCGGGCGTGTTGGAGCAGGCCGCGAAGGCGCTGGTCGCCTACGCGGAGGTCCACGACGCCAAGGCGTTGAGGATCCTGGGCCGGCGGATCCTCGAGGTCGTCGCATCCGAGGTGGCTGAGGCGTGGGAGGCCGAGCAGCTGGCCCGCCAGGACCGTGAGGCGGAGAGGGCGGTGGCGTTCCGGATCCGTGAGGACGACCAGGGCCGCTGCAAGGGCTCCTTCACCGTGCCGGCGCTGGTGGGGCAGATGCTGGAGCGGGCGCTGCTGGCGTTCGCCGCACCCAAGCACCAGATCGCGAACCGCACCGGCCAGGACGGTCAGGACGAGACGGCAATGCCCGTCCGTCGCCCTACCGCGCAGCGCCTCGGTGCGGCGTTCGTGGAGCTGATCGAGCGGCTCGACCCCACGACCCTGCCCCGAGCCGGTGGTGTGAACGCCACCGTGGTGGTTACCATGACCGCCGCCTCGCTAGCAGGTGGCCTCGCGGCCGCGACCCTGGACACCGGCGCCCGGGTCTCCGCCGCCACCGCACGCCGGCTGGCGTGCGAGGCCGGCATCCTCCCGGTGGTGCTGGGCGGGACGAGCCGGCCCCTCGACGTCGGCCGGGCCAGACGGCTCTTCACCACCGCCCAACGCATTGCGCTGGCGGTGCGTGACCGGGGCTGCACCGCGCAGGGCTGCGACGCGCCGCCGGCGAGGTGCCACGCCCACCACGACGACCCCTGGTCCCGCGGCGGGCGCACCGACCTGGCCCGCGGGCGGTTGCTGTGCCCCTTCCACCACCGCCGCATCCACGACCCGGAGTACGAGGCCGACATCGGCGCCGACAACCAGGTCCGGTTCCACAGACGAACGTAG